The bacterium genomic interval GACGGAGATGTGCGCCGTGCAGTTCAAAGAGAGGATATTGAAGACCCGCTTAAGGAAAATGTTCTTATATTCGCAACGAGAAACCCAAAATGGATAACCCCCGATGCTCTCGCTGAGGAAGCATTACGGAAAATGGAGAATCACAAAATAACCTCGCTTGTAGTGATGGAAGGTGATAAAGTCGTTGGATTCATACACATGCACGACATTCTGGGGAGGAAAATAGTCTGAATATGAGTGCTAATCTCAGACAAAAGCTTAAAATCCCTTTAATGAAAATTATAAGTTCCGCATTTCCCAAGAAAAATAAAATTGTTTTCATAAGCCACCCTGATTTTGCGGATAATGCGCGATTCCTTTACGAATACATTAAAAATCTCGACATCAACTATGAGCTCATATGGATTTCCAAAGACCCACTGGTAAATGTTAAGCTTGCCGAGAAGGGAATAAAAGTTGCTACCACTCGAGCCGAAATTTACAAACACCTTATCAGCGCAAAAGTAGTTGTCACCACCTCGATGC includes:
- a CDS encoding CDP-glycerol glycerophosphotransferase family protein, which encodes MKIISSAFPKKNKIVFISHPDFADNARFLYEYIKNLDINYELIWISKDPLVNVKLAEKGIKVATTRAEIYKHLISAKVVVTTSMQYLDTIQQNQIYVSLWHGMPLKKMVLQDRFEKGAYLVRIKGDCIGFQISTSELMSSLLAACFHLFP